A genomic region of Alicyclobacillus sp. SO9 contains the following coding sequences:
- a CDS encoding glycoside hydrolase family 105 protein — MTAQGSGLDSVLRKIVEATIALHGNAEEEPFPIGLVDINNWEWPQGIGLYGLFQYAKATEDTRIMAFLEGWFERHFHNGLPARNINTTAPLLALISWYEFTQSAEQNFGEKYLSLCHDWANWLVTTLPRAGEGAFQHTITGDSNDGQILIDTLVMATLFLAKLGKISNRSDLVDEALYQWLVHIKYLIDPKTGLFFHGWTFRERHHYGAVRWGRGNSWFTIGAVELFELLDSTSGSTLRLIQETWKRHIAALSALQERDGMWHTVLDDRSSYLESSSTAGFAYGILKGVRLGYLSEEWKPLGERAISGLVNRVQSDGVLRDVSYGTPVGETVEFYKAISVKPMTYGQALATLALSEGLYLEL, encoded by the coding sequence ATGACTGCACAAGGCTCTGGACTGGATTCTGTGTTAAGAAAAATCGTAGAAGCGACCATCGCTCTGCATGGTAACGCTGAAGAGGAACCATTTCCAATTGGATTGGTCGATATAAACAACTGGGAGTGGCCTCAAGGAATTGGCCTATATGGACTCTTTCAATATGCTAAAGCCACAGAAGACACTCGCATTATGGCCTTTCTCGAGGGATGGTTTGAACGGCACTTTCATAATGGTCTGCCAGCTAGAAACATTAACACCACGGCTCCACTTCTAGCTCTGATATCGTGGTATGAGTTCACGCAATCGGCCGAGCAAAATTTTGGCGAAAAATACCTGTCATTATGCCATGATTGGGCCAATTGGTTAGTAACTACTTTGCCAAGAGCCGGTGAAGGAGCTTTCCAACATACTATAACCGGTGACTCTAATGACGGACAAATTCTTATCGATACCCTCGTCATGGCGACACTATTCCTTGCAAAGTTAGGTAAGATATCGAATCGTAGCGATTTAGTGGATGAGGCTCTGTATCAGTGGTTGGTACATATCAAGTACTTAATTGATCCAAAAACAGGACTATTCTTTCACGGTTGGACATTTCGAGAGCGTCATCACTATGGTGCCGTTCGCTGGGGAAGAGGTAACAGTTGGTTTACCATCGGTGCTGTTGAGCTATTTGAACTATTAGATTCCACCAGTGGTTCAACTCTCCGGCTGATCCAAGAGACATGGAAACGTCACATAGCAGCCCTATCAGCATTGCAAGAGAGAGATGGCATGTGGCATACCGTGTTGGATGATCGATCGTCCTACCTTGAGAGCTCATCGACAGCCGGATTCGCTTACGGAATTTTGAAAGGCGTTCGACTGGGGTATCTAAGTGAAGAATGGAAACCTCTAGGCGAACGAGCTATTTCAGGCCTTGTCAATAGGGTACAGAGTGATGGAGTACTCAGAGATGTCTCCTACGGAACTCCCGTTGGTGAAACAGTGGAATTCTATAAAGCGATCTCTGTCAAACCCATGACATATGGCCAAGCATTAGCAACTCTGGCGCTGTCTGAGGGATTGTACCTCGAGCTTTAG
- a CDS encoding carbohydrate ABC transporter permease has product MQQMTGNTRLRYKIMKGSTPYVLIFPNLLLFFVFIILPAIFGLIDSFARWNGIEPLHFIGLGNYVALLTSHSFWTMLWRTFRFILIAVPLTFFVSLWLAYLLSKDIRGRSFFRMVFYAPAVISAIVTGVAWKWILSSQFGVLNYALHTVGIRPVDWLVSGFFASLSVVVVSVWSWAGFYMLIFIAGLQSIPIQYYEAAALDGASPFRRFWSVTFPLLRPTSLLVVILNTIQAFQTFALVYVLTDGGPGNTTRFFVQDIYETGFNTGRFGYASALSVMLFVILAVLTVIQLRLGRQGENDL; this is encoded by the coding sequence ATGCAACAAATGACTGGAAATACACGGTTAAGGTACAAAATTATGAAGGGCAGCACTCCTTACGTCCTCATATTCCCAAATTTACTTTTGTTTTTTGTCTTTATCATTCTTCCTGCGATTTTTGGACTAATTGATTCTTTTGCAAGGTGGAACGGAATTGAACCACTACACTTTATCGGGCTAGGTAACTATGTTGCTCTATTAACTTCGCATTCCTTTTGGACCATGTTGTGGAGAACATTTAGATTCATTCTTATAGCTGTCCCTCTAACATTTTTTGTATCGTTGTGGCTGGCTTACTTACTGAGCAAAGATATACGGGGCCGTTCATTCTTCCGAATGGTATTCTACGCACCAGCAGTTATTTCCGCGATTGTTACCGGGGTAGCGTGGAAATGGATCTTGAGCAGTCAGTTTGGTGTTCTGAATTACGCACTTCATACGGTAGGAATCAGGCCCGTTGATTGGCTTGTCAGCGGCTTTTTTGCAAGTTTGTCTGTGGTAGTCGTGAGTGTATGGAGTTGGGCCGGTTTCTATATGCTGATTTTCATTGCAGGTTTGCAAAGCATACCGATTCAATATTACGAGGCAGCCGCGTTGGATGGAGCGTCCCCATTTAGGAGGTTCTGGAGTGTTACATTCCCTTTATTGCGTCCAACTAGCTTACTTGTGGTTATTTTGAATACGATACAGGCGTTCCAAACATTTGCATTAGTATATGTCTTGACTGACGGGGGTCCGGGGAATACTACCCGGTTCTTCGTTCAAGATATCTATGAAACTGGCTTCAATACGGGGCGTTTCGGGTATGCCAGTGCTCTATCGGTCATGCTCTTCGTGATTTTGGCAGTATTGACAGTAATTCAATTACGTCTTGGTCGGCAGGGAGAGAATGATTTATGA
- the kduI gene encoding 5-dehydro-4-deoxy-D-glucuronate isomerase, with the protein MKIRYASHPEDVKHLSSRDIYDRFTIRNLFVEHQINTVFSHHDRGVVLGIVPISPLTLEEEPALRASYFLERREMGLINIGGDGTVQVDGETYTLHSKDGMYIGRGAKQVTFSSLDSTNAAKFYGLSGPAHKSLPTTLIRFHDTMSFDLGSEEHSNKRVLRRYIHEDGVQGCSLAMGMTVLSEGSVWNTMPPHVHDRRSEVYMYFNVADGQRVFHFMGEPNETRHVIIGNEDVVISPSWSIHSGAGTSNYSFIWGTIGENVTFSDMDNLNLADLR; encoded by the coding sequence ATGAAAATACGCTATGCATCCCACCCGGAAGACGTAAAACATCTCTCTAGTCGCGACATATACGACAGATTTACCATCCGTAACTTGTTTGTTGAACACCAGATTAATACCGTTTTTTCGCATCATGATCGTGGAGTTGTATTGGGAATTGTACCGATTTCACCGCTAACACTCGAAGAAGAGCCAGCACTGCGAGCAAGTTATTTTTTAGAACGGCGGGAGATGGGATTGATCAATATTGGAGGGGACGGGACTGTCCAAGTCGATGGTGAGACATACACCTTACACTCTAAGGATGGAATGTATATTGGTAGAGGCGCAAAGCAGGTGACTTTCAGCAGTTTAGACAGTACCAATGCGGCTAAATTTTACGGGCTGTCTGGTCCTGCACATAAGTCACTTCCTACCACTCTCATACGCTTTCATGACACGATGTCCTTTGATCTAGGATCGGAGGAACATTCTAACAAACGAGTTTTGCGCCGATACATACATGAAGACGGAGTTCAGGGCTGCTCGCTAGCGATGGGAATGACAGTCCTAAGTGAGGGTAGTGTATGGAATACAATGCCACCCCATGTTCATGATCGACGCTCGGAAGTCTATATGTATTTTAATGTAGCAGATGGTCAGAGAGTATTTCATTTCATGGGGGAGCCAAACGAAACTCGGCACGTCATCATTGGAAATGAAGACGTTGTGATTTCGCCGAGTTGGTCAATACACAGTGGGGCGGGAACATCGAATTATAGCTTTATCTGGGGCACCATAGGAGAGAATGTCACGTTTAGTGACATGGACAATTTAAACCTTGCGGATCTTAGATAG
- a CDS encoding bifunctional 4-hydroxy-2-oxoglutarate aldolase/2-dehydro-3-deoxy-phosphogluconate aldolase has product MRGEEISFMRRSRIIAILRRIPLESAVQITDAAIEGGIRVVEVTLEGKDGLKVLYTLRDKYEDQLLLGAGTVMSCEQIKEASKAGAQVLFSPYLDVKLLDCAQENDILLVPGVTTPTEIVRANQAGAKVLKLFPANSLGVEYLKSLLGPFPEISVIPTGGITRANARSYLETGALAVGMGSELFPRTDVEQGNWSEIIRLISNTLESLS; this is encoded by the coding sequence ATGAGGGGAGAAGAAATCAGTTTCATGCGTCGTTCGCGCATTATAGCGATTTTACGGAGAATCCCTTTGGAGTCGGCTGTTCAGATTACTGATGCTGCCATAGAGGGGGGTATCAGGGTGGTCGAGGTTACACTCGAAGGTAAGGATGGCCTTAAGGTACTTTATACTCTTCGGGACAAGTACGAAGACCAACTCTTACTTGGCGCGGGAACCGTAATGAGTTGTGAACAGATTAAGGAGGCTAGTAAAGCGGGAGCACAGGTTTTATTTAGTCCTTATCTAGATGTAAAACTGTTAGACTGCGCACAAGAGAATGACATTTTATTAGTACCAGGTGTTACCACACCAACAGAGATTGTGAGGGCTAACCAAGCTGGTGCAAAAGTACTTAAACTGTTTCCGGCAAACTCGCTGGGAGTGGAGTACTTGAAGAGCCTTTTAGGACCATTTCCCGAAATTTCAGTGATACCAACTGGAGGTATTACGCGAGCCAATGCGAGGTCATATCTTGAAACTGGTGCGCTTGCCGTTGGTATGGGAAGTGAATTGTTTCCAAGAACCGACGTGGAACAGGGGAATTGGTCTGAGATCATAAGATTAATCAGCAATACGTTGGAGTCGTTGTCGTAG
- a CDS encoding ROK family transcriptional regulator has product MELIKETLSDLRHKNRLRILEIIKRSEPTSRAYIAKLLNMSRSNVSEIVQILIEEGLITEEGVGDSTSQGGRRPTQLKFAPNSKYALGIDIGGSKTIAVVTNLRGECIARTKFASHPAGDGSALQHIRETVAKFLDESEISVDKIVATGVGIPTIANYETGDVKFAPGLSEGDVNIRNLFLTELPEPVYVDNDVNMAVIGERWIGNATGCKDVAFVAVGTGVGAGLIVNGKVLRGMSGMAGEIGYFHMDPFVDKPDTQLATYGVLESTASGRAIEQQIQYYKPKFPDSKLEDGMGMAEIFEQARDNDPLSLYLIDKMTKSIAFSISHLVLILNPERVLLGGGVAQVGESFVGPIRDRVQSLVPMKIAVERGQLGEDAAAYGAAAMALLETENLVLD; this is encoded by the coding sequence TTGGAACTCATTAAAGAGACGTTATCCGATTTGAGACATAAGAACAGACTGCGAATCCTTGAAATTATTAAACGATCTGAGCCAACATCTAGAGCTTACATAGCAAAATTACTTAATATGAGTCGTTCTAATGTTTCTGAAATCGTGCAGATACTTATCGAAGAGGGACTAATTACTGAAGAAGGCGTCGGTGATTCGACTTCTCAAGGGGGACGCAGACCTACCCAACTAAAGTTTGCTCCGAATTCCAAATATGCCCTGGGCATCGACATTGGAGGGAGCAAAACCATTGCAGTTGTCACCAATTTAAGAGGAGAGTGCATAGCGAGAACGAAATTCGCCTCACACCCGGCCGGAGACGGGTCAGCACTTCAACATATTCGGGAAACCGTTGCAAAGTTTCTCGATGAATCCGAGATTTCTGTCGACAAAATCGTTGCTACGGGCGTTGGTATCCCTACAATTGCCAACTATGAGACTGGAGACGTGAAATTTGCCCCAGGGCTTTCCGAGGGCGATGTCAACATTCGAAATCTATTTTTAACTGAGTTGCCTGAGCCAGTTTACGTTGACAATGATGTCAATATGGCTGTGATTGGAGAAAGATGGATTGGTAACGCGACGGGCTGCAAGGATGTAGCGTTTGTGGCAGTTGGTACAGGCGTTGGAGCTGGACTGATTGTTAACGGTAAAGTACTTCGAGGAATGTCTGGGATGGCTGGCGAGATTGGCTACTTCCACATGGACCCATTTGTTGACAAGCCGGATACGCAGTTAGCTACATATGGAGTCTTGGAGTCGACGGCTTCTGGTCGGGCAATTGAGCAACAGATACAGTACTATAAGCCAAAATTTCCAGATTCAAAATTGGAGGATGGAATGGGCATGGCGGAGATTTTCGAACAAGCTAGGGACAACGATCCCCTTTCATTGTATTTGATAGACAAAATGACGAAGTCTATTGCCTTCTCCATATCGCATTTAGTTTTGATTTTAAATCCCGAACGAGTGTTGTTGGGCGGAGGAGTTGCTCAGGTCGGCGAGAGTTTTGTTGGTCCCATTCGTGACAGGGTTCAATCTCTCGTTCCAATGAAGATTGCAGTTGAAAGGGGCCAACTAGGAGAGGATGCCGCTGCGTACGGCGCCGCCGCTATGGCTTTACTGGAAACGGAAAATTTAGTCCTCGACTAA
- a CDS encoding recombinase family protein produces MKAALYTRVSTDIQAEEGFSLDAQLSRLRAYCESQAWEIYDIYTDEGESAKNLQRPGLQRMMAHIQEHHLDIVLVYRLDRLTRNVVDLHNFIQELEKHNVSFKSATEVFDTTSAMGRLFITIVAALAQWERENLGERVRMGQVEKIQQGKRTGAHAPFGYRYEGGELVPDGPAAQLVQDIFAKYLQGWGTMRLLRWLNDTTDPKLTPISGRWSQNTLRYLLDNDVYAGYVRYGFGSRSKGETIIEPGDHQPLIDKATWKHIQKLRQKKKSSPSRSGTGSYPLTGVLRCGRCGAPMIGKAKGHKTGRRYYMCSERNSSRTCDLPYIREFILNAMIRKEIQNIYEEQDNIDKPKRMELKNLKQSMDSKLEEIERRRSRWKDAFEEGLIEAVEMRERLDALQEQELELRAQREPVAKEIDYSEVELKLLKSFSRIWQEANMHEKKQVVNLLVRSITVYSVTQVSIAFA; encoded by the coding sequence ATGAAAGCCGCACTCTATACGCGTGTATCAACAGACATACAGGCTGAAGAAGGATTTTCACTTGATGCTCAGTTAAGTCGTCTACGTGCCTATTGTGAATCACAGGCTTGGGAGATATACGACATCTACACTGACGAAGGGGAAAGCGCTAAAAATCTTCAGCGACCTGGACTACAACGAATGATGGCGCACATACAGGAGCATCATTTAGACATTGTATTGGTCTACAGACTAGACAGGCTTACAAGAAACGTCGTAGACCTTCACAATTTCATTCAGGAGCTTGAGAAGCACAATGTCTCTTTCAAAAGTGCGACAGAGGTATTTGATACCACATCGGCAATGGGACGTTTATTCATCACTATTGTTGCCGCATTGGCTCAGTGGGAGCGTGAAAACCTTGGGGAACGTGTGCGAATGGGACAAGTAGAGAAAATTCAACAAGGGAAGCGTACGGGCGCACACGCTCCTTTTGGCTATAGATATGAGGGGGGGGAATTGGTGCCAGACGGACCGGCAGCTCAATTGGTACAGGATATTTTTGCAAAGTATCTTCAGGGATGGGGAACAATGCGTCTCTTGAGGTGGTTGAATGATACAACCGATCCGAAATTGACCCCCATAAGTGGTCGATGGTCACAAAATACATTGAGATATTTACTAGATAATGATGTGTACGCTGGTTATGTAAGATATGGGTTCGGGAGTCGCAGTAAAGGAGAAACAATTATTGAGCCTGGAGACCATCAACCACTCATCGATAAGGCCACGTGGAAGCATATTCAAAAGCTGCGACAGAAGAAAAAGTCGAGCCCGTCGAGATCTGGCACAGGAAGTTATCCGCTGACTGGTGTCCTTAGATGTGGTCGGTGTGGCGCACCGATGATCGGGAAGGCCAAGGGCCATAAAACAGGAAGACGTTACTATATGTGCTCAGAACGAAACTCATCGAGAACCTGTGATCTCCCATATATACGAGAATTCATACTCAATGCCATGATACGTAAAGAAATTCAAAATATTTACGAAGAACAAGATAATATAGATAAACCAAAAAGGATGGAATTGAAAAACCTCAAACAATCCATGGATTCAAAGCTAGAAGAAATCGAACGTAGGCGAAGTCGGTGGAAAGACGCCTTTGAAGAAGGACTCATTGAGGCCGTAGAAATGAGAGAACGCCTGGATGCTCTTCAGGAACAAGAATTGGAACTCCGTGCTCAGCGTGAACCAGTAGCCAAGGAAATCGACTATAGCGAAGTGGAACTGAAGTTATTGAAGAGCTTCTCTCGAATTTGGCAAGAAGCAAATATGCACGAAAAAAAGCAAGTTGTGAACCTATTGGTGCGGTCCATTACCGTTTACTCTGTCACACAGGTATCCATTGCTTTTGCATGA
- the kduD gene encoding 2-dehydro-3-deoxy-D-gluconate 5-dehydrogenase KduD, with protein sequence MLTDLFSLKGKTALVTGVSRGLGKGIACALAEYGADIVGVGISNMNETSKCVEELGGQFTSVHANLMDPTSVRQLPAKVYQVAERIDILVNNAGIIRRSPVEDYSNEDWQDVLDVNLNAVFYLCREFGTKMALRGFGKIINVASMLSFQGGLRVPAYAASKHGVVGLTRSLSNEWAGRGVNVNAIAPGYMVTDNTDELRANTERSKAISARIPSGRWGTPDDLKGAAIFLASKASDYVHGHTVCVDGGWMSS encoded by the coding sequence ATGTTAACGGATCTGTTTTCTCTAAAGGGAAAGACTGCTCTAGTAACTGGAGTTAGTCGAGGATTAGGTAAGGGTATTGCCTGCGCGTTGGCGGAATATGGAGCAGACATTGTGGGAGTCGGGATTAGTAATATGAACGAAACTTCAAAATGTGTAGAGGAGTTAGGCGGTCAATTTACTTCGGTACATGCAAATCTCATGGACCCAACGAGTGTGAGACAGTTGCCAGCTAAGGTTTACCAAGTTGCTGAGAGAATTGACATATTGGTAAATAATGCAGGGATTATTCGGCGTTCACCTGTAGAGGATTACAGTAATGAGGACTGGCAGGATGTGCTAGACGTAAATCTCAACGCTGTATTTTATCTGTGCCGCGAATTTGGCACAAAGATGGCTCTTCGTGGTTTTGGAAAAATAATTAACGTTGCTTCAATGCTTTCCTTTCAGGGTGGACTGCGTGTCCCGGCATACGCAGCTAGTAAGCACGGTGTAGTTGGGTTGACACGTTCACTATCCAATGAGTGGGCTGGCCGTGGGGTTAACGTAAACGCCATCGCTCCGGGATACATGGTGACGGATAACACTGATGAATTGCGGGCAAATACCGAAAGATCCAAAGCGATTTCAGCCCGGATTCCGTCGGGTCGCTGGGGTACTCCAGATGATTTAAAAGGGGCAGCAATTTTCCTGGCCTCAAAGGCCTCCGATTATGTCCATGGACATACAGTATGTGTTGATGGTGGTTGGATGTCGTCGTAA
- a CDS encoding carbohydrate ABC transporter permease, whose product MREHRLNHVGSYAVLTVFTLFFALPIYWTVISAFKPLQELFTWPPLLWPNHFTIKNFIVVLRSTDFVRYFLNSTFVTITSTIITLFLSLTSGYALAKFKFRGSTFILILILGTIMFPLEVIMIPMFQVLKDLHLYNSLWGIIIPPAATPTGVFLMRQYLLSIPNDLLEAARIDGASEWWIFLRIITPLAKPAIAVLAIFSFMWRWNDYLWPLLVISNPHKYTLGLAIANYAGEFSVNWTSLLAMTVITMIPVIVVFLSLQRFIVKGLFLSGMK is encoded by the coding sequence ATGAGGGAACACAGACTTAATCACGTCGGATCGTACGCTGTATTGACTGTTTTTACGTTGTTCTTTGCTCTCCCCATATATTGGACTGTCATTTCGGCCTTCAAGCCACTGCAAGAGTTGTTCACATGGCCGCCACTTTTATGGCCAAACCATTTCACAATCAAGAATTTCATTGTTGTACTACGCTCGACAGATTTTGTTCGATATTTTTTAAACAGTACCTTTGTAACTATAACTTCAACAATTATTACCTTGTTTCTAAGCCTAACCTCAGGTTACGCACTAGCAAAATTCAAATTTCGAGGCAGTACGTTCATTCTGATTTTGATACTTGGAACTATCATGTTCCCGCTAGAAGTCATTATGATACCTATGTTTCAAGTTCTCAAGGACCTCCATCTCTACAATTCTCTATGGGGAATTATCATTCCGCCAGCTGCCACACCAACGGGAGTATTTTTAATGAGACAATATCTACTCTCCATTCCCAATGATTTGTTAGAGGCAGCTAGAATCGACGGGGCTAGCGAATGGTGGATCTTTCTACGGATCATTACGCCATTGGCAAAACCAGCTATCGCTGTCTTGGCCATTTTTTCGTTTATGTGGCGATGGAATGATTATCTGTGGCCATTACTCGTGATAAGCAATCCACATAAATATACGTTGGGATTGGCTATTGCAAATTATGCTGGCGAATTCAGCGTTAATTGGACAAGTCTGTTAGCGATGACCGTAATCACCATGATACCAGTGATAGTGGTATTTCTAAGTTTGCAACGATTCATTGTCAAGGGCTTGTTTCTCTCTGGTATGAAATAG
- a CDS encoding sugar ABC transporter substrate-binding protein, producing the protein MKIKAGKKAFAFVAIASVATTIVAGCGSPSANSANGSASTNKTSSQKAVTLSILWFNNGNEGKVLKKITKQYQQLHPNIHFNIITVPYSNENTKLKTMIAGGQPPALARITDPGEFGSSLLNLSKYLNGTAFYNSFLDAAKPDTTVSGRLVAAPIDVTANGLFYNKTLFAKAGVKVPTSPNNVWTWTQWENAIKTVMKKSGARVGLAYDKSPFRFSTLIYEAGGSIFTKNGKHMAINSTKATQAFTFFNQLNQSGIIPKSIWLGNENPNALFRTGTTAMDFSGNWMIQNYKSLPFKWGATYLPKKAIRSTVPGTDQIAAFKGSGVEKQAVAFLKYFMSPKINAEFCEQAFLLSSLKANGDLKYPGATPTVTDAMKVFENELAATPPTPGRDWANPAMQQFQTPLKQYVIKMLQKKLTPQQTTNALQKIGTKILSQTK; encoded by the coding sequence ATGAAAATCAAAGCTGGAAAGAAAGCGTTTGCGTTTGTCGCAATAGCATCCGTAGCAACCACCATTGTGGCTGGGTGTGGGAGTCCTAGTGCCAACAGTGCCAATGGCTCTGCCAGTACGAACAAGACCTCATCACAGAAGGCCGTGACTCTTAGTATTCTCTGGTTTAACAATGGAAATGAAGGTAAGGTTCTAAAGAAGATAACCAAGCAGTACCAGCAACTTCACCCAAATATACATTTCAATATTATTACTGTTCCATACAGTAATGAAAACACCAAATTGAAAACGATGATTGCTGGTGGGCAGCCTCCAGCGCTGGCTCGCATAACAGACCCAGGCGAGTTTGGAAGTTCTCTGCTTAATTTATCTAAATATTTGAACGGAACTGCTTTTTACAATAGTTTTTTAGATGCAGCGAAACCAGACACAACTGTCAGCGGTAGGCTCGTAGCAGCACCAATCGATGTAACCGCAAACGGTTTGTTTTATAACAAGACGTTATTTGCTAAAGCTGGCGTCAAAGTTCCAACATCACCCAACAACGTCTGGACATGGACACAGTGGGAAAATGCTATTAAAACCGTCATGAAAAAGAGTGGAGCCCGTGTAGGATTAGCTTACGACAAGAGTCCATTTCGGTTCTCCACACTTATTTACGAAGCAGGCGGATCTATTTTCACAAAGAACGGAAAGCATATGGCGATTAATTCGACTAAAGCGACCCAAGCTTTTACGTTTTTTAATCAACTGAATCAATCGGGTATTATTCCAAAATCTATTTGGTTAGGCAATGAGAACCCGAATGCGCTGTTCCGAACCGGCACGACCGCTATGGATTTTTCGGGAAACTGGATGATTCAAAATTATAAGAGCCTCCCGTTTAAGTGGGGGGCAACCTACTTGCCGAAGAAAGCGATACGTTCTACTGTGCCCGGAACGGACCAAATAGCAGCTTTCAAGGGAAGTGGTGTAGAAAAGCAGGCAGTGGCTTTCCTAAAGTATTTCATGTCTCCAAAGATTAACGCAGAATTCTGCGAACAAGCGTTTCTTCTCAGTTCTCTGAAAGCTAATGGGGATCTCAAATATCCCGGAGCGACACCGACTGTGACAGATGCAATGAAAGTCTTTGAAAATGAGTTGGCCGCTACTCCGCCCACTCCAGGAAGAGATTGGGCTAATCCAGCCATGCAACAGTTTCAGACACCATTGAAGCAATACGTGATTAAAATGCTTCAGAAGAAATTAACGCCACAACAGACTACTAATGCGTTGCAGAAAATTGGGACAAAAATTCTATCTCAAACTAAATAA